A window of Desmospora profundinema genomic DNA:
CCCTTATTCCAGCCACCATATTAGCGGAATCCACCACCGTGATTGAAAATCTCCCCCGTATCCGGGATGTAGAAGTGTATGAGGAGATCCTGCGGAGCCTCGGAGCGAGGGTGGAACGGAATCGAGGCGATCTTTCTGTCGATGCGACGGATCTGACCAATATCCCTCTTCCAAACGGAAAAGTGAAACGATTGCGTGCTTCTTATTATTTGATGGGAGCACTCCTGGGCCGGTTCGGGGAAGCGGTGATCGGCTTGCCTGGCGGTTGTAACCTGGGTCCTCGCCCGATCGACCAGCATATCAAGGGATTTGAAGCGTTGGGTGCCCGGGTGGAACATCGGGACGGCGCCATTCACCTGCTGGCCCCTGTCCTTACAGGAGCTCGTATCTATCTGGATGTGGTCAGTGTCGGAGCTACGATCAACATCATGCTGGCAGCTTCAAAGGCGAAGGGTACGACCGTGATTGAAAATGCGGCTAAAGAGCCGGAGATTATCGATGTGGCCACCTTGCTCAATTCCATGGGGGCCCGCATCAAAGGAGCGGGAACGGATGTGATCCGGGTTCGGGGGTTCCGGGAGATGACAGGGTGTCGCCATTCGATCATCCCGGATCGGATTGAGGCCGGTACCTATATGGTTGCCGCCGCTGCAACCGCGGGGGAAGTCTTGGTGAAAAACGTGATTCCCAAGCAT
This region includes:
- a CDS encoding UDP-N-acetylglucosamine 1-carboxyvinyltransferase; translated protein: MEKLLIKGGRRLQGEIQVSGAKNSAVALIPATILAESTTVIENLPRIRDVEVYEEILRSLGARVERNRGDLSVDATDLTNIPLPNGKVKRLRASYYLMGALLGRFGEAVIGLPGGCNLGPRPIDQHIKGFEALGARVEHRDGAIHLLAPVLTGARIYLDVVSVGATINIMLAASKAKGTTVIENAAKEPEIIDVATLLNSMGARIKGAGTDVIRVRGFREMTGCRHSIIPDRIEAGTYMVAAAATAGEVLVKNVIPKHMEPVTAKLREMGVHVEEADETLLVTGADSYQPLHIKTLPYPGFPTDLQQPFTSLLTRAKGTSMVTDNIYSSRFKHVDELCRLGAQIRVEGRTAVIKGRTPLVGSEVQASDLRAGAALVVAGLMAEDITEIAGLEHIDRGYENLEEKLRHLGAEVWREE